The Mycobacteriales bacterium genome segment CCCACGGAGACCGCCGCACCGTGCCGCCAGCGGTAGTCCTCGACCTTCTCGATCGCGTGGCCGAGGGTGTGGCCGTAGTTCAGGAACTCGCGCTGCCCCTGCTCGGTGAGGTCCTCGCCGACGACCTGGGCCTTCACGGCGACCGCCCGCTCGATCAGCTCGCGGGTGTGCGGGCCGTCCGGGATCCGCGCGGCCTTCGGGTCCTGCTCGATCAGCTCGAGGATCCGCGGGTCGTGCGTGAAGCCGACCTTGACGACCTCGGCCAGGCCCGCGACGTAGTCGTGCGCCGGCAGGGTCTCGAGCGCGGTGAGGTCGCACAGGACGCCAACCGGCGGGTGGAAGGCGCCCACCAGGTTCTTGCCGGCGGCGGTGTTGACACCGGTCTTGCCGCCGACCGCGGCGTCGACCATGCCGAGCAGCGTGGTCGGGACGTGGACGACCCGCACGCCGCGCAGCCAGTTGGCCGCGACGAAGCCCGCGAGATCGGTGGTGGCACCCCCACCGACGCCGACGATCGCGTCGGTGCGGGTGAAACCGACCTGGCCGAGCACGTCCCACAGGTAGGCCGCGACCTTGATGTCCTTCTGCTCCTCGCCGTCCGGCACCTCGACCGCGACCGCCTCGTGCCCGCTCGCCTCGAGGTCCTTGCGGATCGCCTCCGCCGTCTCGCGCAGCACCGCCGGGTGCACGACGGCGACCCGCGCGCTCCTGTCCACCATGGCGGCCAGCTCGCCGAGCAGGCCGTGCCCCACGACCACGTCGTACGGGACGGTGCCGCGGACGCGGATGCGGGTCGGCTCGGTCACGGCGACGACGCTAGCGCCTGCCGGAGCGCGTCCACGACGTCCTCGGCGCTGCGCCCGTTGGTGTCCACGGCGAACGTCGCGACCTCGCGGTAGAGCGGCATCCGCTGCTCCAGCAGCATCTTGAGCTGGGCCCGTGGGTTGAGCGCGAGCACCGGCCGGTCCCTGTTGAGGCCGACGCGGCCGGTCGCGTTGCCGAGGTCGACCTCCAGCAGGGCGACGGTGTGGTCCGACAGCAGCCGGCGGCTGTCCTCGCTCAGCACCGCTCCCCCGCCGAGGCTGAGGACGCCGTCGTGCTGCTGGAGCGCCTGCTGGACCGCCATCCGCTCGAGCGCCCGGAAGTGCTCCTCGCCCTCGTCGATGAAGATCTCGGCGATCGGCTTGCCGGCGGTCGCGACGATGTCGGCGTCGGTGTCGCGGAAGCCGACGCCGAGTCGCTCGGCGAGCAGTCGCCCGACGGTGGACTTGCCGGCACCGGGCGGGCCGACGAGGACCAGGACGGGCTTCACCGGCTGGTCACTCACCGGATCGACAGCGACTTCAGGTAACTCTCGCAGTTGCGGCGGGTCTCCTCGACCGAGTCGCCGCCGAACTTCTCGAGCGCCACGTCGGCCAGCACCAGCGCGACCATCGCCTCGGCGACGACGCCGGCAGCCGGCACGGCGCAGACGTCGCTGCGCTGGTGGTGCGCGACGGCCTCCTCGCCGGTGGCGGTGTCGATCGTCTTGAGCGCCCGCGGCACGGTGCTGATGGGCTTCATGGCGGCGCGGACGCGCAGCACCTCGCCGCTGGACATGCCGCCCTCGGTGCCGCCGAGGGTGCCCTTCGTGCGGGTGAGCCCATCGTCGCCGCGCACGATCTCGTCCATCACCTGGCTGCCGCGCAGCCGGGCGGACAGGAAGCCGTCGCCGACCTCGACGCCCTTGATCGCCTGGATGCCCATCAGCGCGGCGGCGAGCTTGCTGTCCAGGCGGCGGTCCCAGTGGACGTGGCTGCCCAGGCCCGGCGGCAGCCCGTACGCCAGCACCTCGACGACGCCGCCGAGGGTGTCGCCCTCCCTCTTGGCGGTGTCGACCTCGGCGACGAGCCGCTCGCTGGCGGCTGAGTCGAAGACCCGCACCGGGCTCTCGTCGATGACGCCGAGGTCGGTCGGCGTCGGCAAGGGGGTGGCCGGGTCGATCGCCGCGCTGCCGATGCTGACGACGTGGCTGAGGACCTCGATGCCGTACGCCTGGCGCAGCAGGGCCTTGGCGACGGTGCCGAGCGCGACCCGCGCGGCGGTCTCCCGGGCGCTGGCCCGCTCCAGGACCGGCCGGGCGTCGTCGAAGCCGTACTTCTGCATGCCGACCAGGTCGGCGTGGCCCGGCCGCGGGCGGGTGAGCGGGGCGTTGCGGGCCAGCTCCTGGAGAGCGTCGGGATCCACGGGGTCCGCCGCCATGACGGTCGACCACTTGGGCCACTCGGTGTTGCCGATCCGGATCGCGACCGGGCCGCCCTGCGTGACGCCGTGGCGTACGCCGCCCAGGAACTCGACCTCGTCGCGTTCGAAGGCCATCCGGGCCCCACGGCCGTGGCCGAGCCGGCGCCGGGCGAGCTGGTCGGCGACGTCGTCGGTGGTGAGCCGGACGCCCGCGGGCACCGCCTCGACGATCCCCATCAGGGCGGGGCCGTGGGACTCCCCTGCGGTCAGCCAGCGCAACATGCGCTCAGTCTCCCAGACGGCGCGTCCCGCGGCCGAACAGATCGGCCGCGACGATCTGCACGTGCGGAGCTCCGGCCGCCTGGACAGCAGCGGCGAGGCGTGCCAGGCGCTCGTCGTCGGCACCCACCAGCTCGACCAGCCAAC includes the following:
- a CDS encoding shikimate kinase, which codes for MKPVLVLVGPPGAGKSTVGRLLAERLGVGFRDTDADIVATAGKPIAEIFIDEGEEHFRALERMAVQQALQQHDGVLSLGGGAVLSEDSRRLLSDHTVALLEVDLGNATGRVGLNRDRPVLALNPRAQLKMLLEQRMPLYREVATFAVDTNGRSAEDVVDALRQALASSP
- the aroC gene encoding chorismate synthase, giving the protein MLRWLTAGESHGPALMGIVEAVPAGVRLTTDDVADQLARRRLGHGRGARMAFERDEVEFLGGVRHGVTQGGPVAIRIGNTEWPKWSTVMAADPVDPDALQELARNAPLTRPRPGHADLVGMQKYGFDDARPVLERASARETAARVALGTVAKALLRQAYGIEVLSHVVSIGSAAIDPATPLPTPTDLGVIDESPVRVFDSAASERLVAEVDTAKREGDTLGGVVEVLAYGLPPGLGSHVHWDRRLDSKLAAALMGIQAIKGVEVGDGFLSARLRGSQVMDEIVRGDDGLTRTKGTLGGTEGGMSSGEVLRVRAAMKPISTVPRALKTIDTATGEEAVAHHQRSDVCAVPAAGVVAEAMVALVLADVALEKFGGDSVEETRRNCESYLKSLSIR
- the aroB gene encoding 3-dehydroquinate synthase, which translates into the protein MTEPTRIRVRGTVPYDVVVGHGLLGELAAMVDRSARVAVVHPAVLRETAEAIRKDLEASGHEAVAVEVPDGEEQKDIKVAAYLWDVLGQVGFTRTDAIVGVGGGATTDLAGFVAANWLRGVRVVHVPTTLLGMVDAAVGGKTGVNTAAGKNLVGAFHPPVGVLCDLTALETLPAHDYVAGLAEVVKVGFTHDPRILELIEQDPKAARIPDGPHTRELIERAVAVKAQVVGEDLTEQGQREFLNYGHTLGHAIEKVEDYRWRHGAAVSVGLAFVAELGRLAGRLDDATAARHRSVLESLGLPTGYTGDWPAVHAAMRIDKKSRGNRLRFVVLDALAAPRILDDPDPTLLVAAYEQVRRDRGPEVNL